In Fibrobacter sp. UWB4, one DNA window encodes the following:
- a CDS encoding YidC/Oxa1 family insertase periplasmic-domain containing protein, which produces MNKNTLIGSILIAVIVIWWMAVNNANAEAQAAARAAQAKAKTEKQVAADSAKSLVIPSKTPEIKAAPVLGGAENAAAPAMANDSAAAVAPKAEIAERSVTVETDKFIMTLTNKGAKVKSVIVKALPDSAGKFPELIQDTTLGAFDLKLDNADLSEAMFELGNTPAKIVVTDSAKVQFAFQDANGNQVIRSYGFTKEGPAVRQENKFVGFQPNAYELAWKGGLKETEDIPKSKGFMGIGGGGTYYFSEVVFNDRYSVEREMPREQTSFNATEGKVIWAGLRRKYVAMTVQFDEAVPAVLKTKPMKVEDSEVDPGTYKLTIADDFRGAQSLSYDLMILPLKWDELSALDKDYEKIIVSGWSWCGADVWFVWICKMLLKLLNLFYSIIPNYGIAIILVTLIVRGITTPFTVKQIKSTRGMAALKPQLDEINVKYRTDPQKKQAAMMELYSKNNINPLASCTGGCLPMLIQMPIFMGLFFVLGRAIELRGAPAFLWISDLSRSDVVWSGISIPIIMPSGLAILPWLMVATTYFQTKVTMSSNAGMDPAQQKMMVWMMPAMMLLFSAVMPSGLVLYWIIGNIWSIAQYKYIYSKFPPVNGSTPKTSSKLKGKNVKDAEIVK; this is translated from the coding sequence ATGAACAAGAATACACTCATTGGTTCCATCCTTATCGCGGTCATCGTGATTTGGTGGATGGCTGTCAATAACGCAAATGCCGAGGCGCAGGCCGCAGCCCGTGCCGCACAGGCAAAGGCAAAAACCGAAAAGCAGGTCGCAGCGGATTCCGCAAAGTCGCTCGTGATTCCGAGCAAGACGCCTGAAATCAAGGCTGCACCGGTTCTCGGTGGCGCTGAAAACGCTGCTGCACCTGCTATGGCAAACGATAGCGCAGCAGCGGTCGCTCCGAAGGCCGAAATTGCAGAACGCTCTGTGACGGTCGAAACCGACAAGTTCATCATGACCCTCACCAACAAGGGTGCCAAGGTTAAGAGCGTCATCGTGAAGGCTCTCCCGGATTCTGCCGGCAAGTTCCCGGAGCTCATCCAGGATACGACGCTCGGTGCCTTTGACTTGAAGCTCGACAACGCTGACTTGAGCGAAGCGATGTTCGAACTCGGCAACACGCCTGCAAAGATCGTCGTGACCGACAGCGCAAAGGTCCAGTTCGCATTCCAGGACGCAAACGGCAACCAGGTCATCCGTTCTTACGGATTCACCAAGGAAGGCCCGGCAGTCCGTCAAGAAAACAAGTTTGTCGGTTTCCAGCCGAATGCTTATGAACTCGCATGGAAGGGCGGCCTCAAGGAAACTGAAGATATCCCGAAGTCCAAAGGCTTCATGGGCATCGGCGGTGGCGGCACCTACTACTTCAGCGAAGTCGTCTTTAACGACCGCTATTCTGTGGAACGCGAAATGCCGCGCGAACAGACGTCTTTCAATGCTACTGAAGGCAAGGTCATCTGGGCAGGTCTGCGTCGCAAGTACGTCGCCATGACGGTCCAGTTCGACGAAGCTGTTCCGGCAGTGCTCAAGACAAAGCCGATGAAGGTCGAAGATAGCGAAGTCGATCCGGGTACGTACAAGCTTACGATTGCCGACGATTTCCGTGGCGCTCAGTCCCTCAGCTACGATTTGATGATTCTCCCGCTCAAGTGGGATGAACTCTCCGCTCTCGACAAGGACTACGAAAAGATTATCGTGAGTGGCTGGAGCTGGTGCGGTGCAGACGTCTGGTTCGTCTGGATTTGCAAGATGCTTCTCAAGCTCTTGAACCTCTTCTACAGCATTATCCCGAACTACGGTATTGCTATTATCCTCGTGACGCTCATCGTTCGCGGTATTACGACTCCGTTCACCGTGAAGCAGATCAAGTCTACGCGTGGCATGGCTGCTCTCAAGCCGCAGCTCGACGAAATTAACGTGAAGTACCGTACCGACCCGCAGAAGAAGCAGGCCGCTATGATGGAACTCTACAGCAAGAACAACATCAACCCGCTCGCAAGCTGCACGGGTGGTTGCCTCCCGATGCTCATCCAGATGCCGATTTTCATGGGCCTCTTCTTTGTGCTTGGCCGTGCAATCGAACTCCGTGGCGCTCCGGCATTCCTCTGGATTTCTGACCTCAGCCGCAGTGATGTTGTCTGGAGCGGAATCAGCATTCCTATCATCATGCCGTCTGGCCTTGCCATCCTCCCGTGGCTCATGGTGGCAACGACCTACTTCCAGACCAAGGTGACGATGAGTTCCAACGCCGGCATGGACCCTGCACAGCAGAAGATGATGGTGTGGATGATGCCTGCCATGATGCTCTTGTTCAGCGCTGTGATGCCGTCTGGTCTCGTGCTTTACTGGATCATCGGTAACATCTGGAGCATTGCCCAGTACAAGTACATCTACAGCAAGTTCCCGCCGGTCAACGGCTCTACTCCGAAGACTTCTTCCAAGCTCAAGGGCAAGAACGTCAAGGACGCTGAAATCGTGAAGTAA